The DNA segment AATGCTGTTTCTTCATTTGCAGAAGTAATGGTTCTTGCGCCAGCGTCACAACAGACAGCAATGGGGCGTGCCTATCGTGGTAACCCTGATGCCACTCTTGTTGAGACAACTCTGACTGTCCGTGGTGTTCCTTTTAAAGCATTTTCTTGTGAAGCCTCCCCTGCTCGCACAATCGACCATGGATTAACAGTACTGTCCGGATATCAGCCTGATTTTATTATTTCTGGAATTAACTACGGTGAGAATCTCGGCTCCAGTATTACAAGTTCCGGTACTGTCGGTGCAGCAATGGAAGCTGCACATCGTGGAATTCCTTCCATTGCCGTTTCTTTGGAAACACCTGTTGATACTCATCTTACTTATACTGATCAGGACTGGACGGCTGCAACATACTTTTTGCAGCATTTTACTAAGCGCGCC comes from the Halodesulfovibrio marinisediminis DSM 17456 genome and includes:
- the surE gene encoding 5'/3'-nucleotidase SurE; translation: MNSSSLPKILITNDDGVHSPGILAAINAVSSFAEVMVLAPASQQTAMGRAYRGNPDATLVETTLTVRGVPFKAFSCEASPARTIDHGLTVLSGYQPDFIISGINYGENLGSSITSSGTVGAAMEAAHRGIPSIAVSLETPVDTHLTYTDQDWTAATYFLQHFTKRAIHEGFPQGIDLLKIDVPSSASTECPWRVTRLSHNSYYRTDLSSPSMESRLKDYVITKGLIQGEPEDTDIYAIAVDKVVSVTPLRLDFTAHGSMNDLHKWGK